A window of the Butyricimonas virosa genome harbors these coding sequences:
- a CDS encoding RagB/SusD family nutrient uptake outer membrane protein, translating into MKKILLIIMGCTLLGACGDFLEEYSQELVYARSCEDLDEILIGNGYMKRNASQDFFYYNETGTYYPYLHVMDDDVEEFITGGLKMNGFSTPAERLRNFYAWGERPFSYMDGTEMRDIDWKRLYQHIGYVNVIISYVKEFEKDPEEIRRRVMGEAQFLRGWYYYMLVNLYAKPYSEKTASMDLGVPLNITEYIEDKYFSRDPVRKVYLQIVADLKAAADNLAGIVQPTFYRVNEAAARTLLSRVYLYMGEWQLAIEECDKIIASGCKLQNMNTMSGQWLNTVDSPEILFTQGSYSMQFLMDNSLISYAAQGGGRYRASDELISLYKKYESEGVVDLRNTAFLEPSSRYCPGFFFVRKSPDLSTKSGLAKVYDACLIRSAEVYLNKAEAQAMLDQSEAINTIKVLMNNRYKDGIIPVIDGLNGKALVDFIREERRRELCLEGHRWFDLRRYAVTSKYADAKQVRHGVYQSAMANMQPGVYDGSYVLKAFGEDDAWMLPIPDYEIVFDQGAMVDNAKRAPRKKIGINE; encoded by the coding sequence ATGAAAAAGATATTATTGATTATTATGGGATGTACTTTGTTGGGTGCTTGTGGTGATTTCTTGGAGGAATATTCGCAAGAACTCGTGTATGCAAGGTCCTGTGAAGATTTGGATGAAATTTTAATAGGAAACGGGTATATGAAACGAAATGCCTCGCAGGATTTCTTTTATTATAATGAAACAGGTACGTATTATCCTTATTTACACGTGATGGATGATGATGTGGAGGAATTTATTACAGGAGGGTTGAAAATGAATGGTTTTTCTACGCCGGCAGAACGTTTACGTAATTTTTATGCGTGGGGAGAAAGACCTTTTTCTTATATGGATGGAACAGAAATGAGAGATATAGATTGGAAGAGACTATATCAGCACATTGGGTATGTGAATGTGATTATATCTTACGTGAAAGAGTTTGAAAAAGATCCGGAAGAGATACGTCGTCGAGTAATGGGGGAGGCTCAATTTCTGAGAGGATGGTATTATTATATGTTAGTAAATTTATATGCTAAACCTTATTCTGAGAAAACGGCGAGTATGGATTTGGGAGTTCCTTTAAATATTACAGAATATATTGAGGATAAGTATTTTAGTCGAGATCCCGTACGAAAGGTGTATCTACAAATTGTAGCGGATTTAAAAGCTGCAGCTGATAATCTTGCAGGTATTGTTCAACCTACATTTTACCGGGTTAATGAGGCTGCAGCAAGGACTTTACTTAGTCGGGTATATCTGTACATGGGTGAGTGGCAACTTGCGATAGAAGAATGTGATAAAATCATCGCTTCTGGGTGCAAACTGCAGAATATGAATACGATGAGTGGACAATGGTTGAACACGGTGGATTCTCCAGAAATATTATTTACCCAAGGGAGTTATTCCATGCAGTTTTTAATGGATAATAGTCTTATTTCTTATGCAGCTCAAGGTGGAGGACGATATAGGGCTTCAGATGAGTTAATCAGTTTGTACAAAAAATATGAAAGTGAGGGGGTTGTAGATTTGCGGAATACAGCTTTTTTGGAACCTTCATCGAGGTATTGTCCGGGATTTTTCTTTGTACGCAAATCTCCTGATTTATCGACAAAATCAGGTTTGGCTAAAGTTTATGATGCCTGCTTGATTCGTTCTGCAGAGGTTTATTTGAATAAGGCAGAAGCCCAGGCAATGTTAGATCAATCAGAGGCTATAAATACGATTAAAGTTTTGATGAATAACAGGTATAAAGATGGAATAATTCCCGTAATTGATGGATTGAATGGGAAAGCTTTAGTTGATTTTATTCGGGAGGAAAGACGTCGGGAATTATGTTTAGAGGGACATCGTTGGTTTGATTTGAGACGTTATGCCGTAACTTCAAAATATGCTGATGCGAAACAGGTGAGACATGGAGTTTATCAATCTGCCATGGCGAATATGCAGCCGGGAGTGTATGATGGAAGTTACGTGTTAAAAGCTTTTGGGGAGGATGATGCTTGGATGTTACCGATTCCTGATTACGAAATTGTTTTTGATCAGGGTGCTATGGTTGATAATGCCAAAAGAGCGCCTCGTAAAAAAATAGGAATTAACGAATAA
- the recA gene encoding recombinase RecA: MANTETNQDKLKALQLTLDKIEKNFGKGSVMKLGDNVVEDVAVIPSGSIGLDRALGVGGYPKGRVIEIFGPESSGKTTLAIHAIAEAQKQGGIAAIIDAEHAFDRSYAEKLGVDVNNLFISQPDNGEQALEIAEQLIRSAAIDIIVIDSVAALTPKAEIEGEMGDSVMGLQARLMSQALRKLTGTISKTNTCCIFINQLRDKIGVMFGNPETTTGGNALKFYASVRLDIRRVGQIKDGEEIYGNHTRVKVVKNKVAPPFKKAEFDIMYGEGISRSGEIVDLGVECNVIKKSGSWFSYGESKLGQGRETVKQLVMDNPELAEELTQKIVEAMENGVQPATK; encoded by the coding sequence ATGGCAAACACAGAAACCAATCAAGACAAGTTAAAAGCACTTCAACTTACCCTTGACAAAATTGAAAAGAATTTCGGTAAGGGAAGCGTCATGAAACTTGGAGATAATGTCGTGGAAGATGTTGCGGTTATCCCTTCCGGCTCTATCGGGCTAGACAGAGCCTTAGGCGTGGGAGGATACCCGAAAGGCCGTGTAATCGAAATATTCGGTCCCGAATCTTCCGGTAAGACGACTCTGGCTATCCACGCTATCGCGGAAGCCCAAAAACAAGGCGGTATTGCCGCTATCATTGACGCGGAGCACGCCTTCGACCGATCATACGCCGAAAAACTAGGAGTTGACGTGAATAACTTATTCATCTCACAACCGGACAATGGTGAACAGGCCCTCGAAATTGCGGAACAACTAATCCGCTCTGCCGCTATTGACATTATCGTGATCGACTCCGTGGCAGCCCTTACGCCCAAAGCCGAAATCGAGGGAGAAATGGGTGATAGCGTGATGGGATTACAAGCCCGCTTGATGTCACAAGCTTTACGTAAATTGACAGGAACAATCAGTAAAACAAATACCTGCTGTATATTCATCAACCAGTTGCGTGACAAAATCGGTGTCATGTTCGGCAACCCCGAAACGACCACGGGAGGTAACGCACTGAAATTCTACGCATCCGTACGCTTGGATATTCGTCGCGTGGGACAAATCAAAGACGGAGAGGAAATCTACGGTAACCATACTCGTGTAAAAGTGGTGAAAAACAAAGTTGCCCCCCCATTCAAGAAAGCCGAATTTGACATCATGTACGGAGAGGGAATTTCCCGTTCCGGAGAAATTGTTGACTTGGGCGTTGAATGCAACGTGATCAAGAAAAGCGGTAGCTGGTTCTCCTACGGAGAAAGTAAATTGGGACAAGGACGGGAAACCGTGAAACAACTGGTTATGGATAACCCGGAATTAGCAGAAGAGCTTACCCAAAAGATCGTGGAAGCCATGGAAAACGGCGTACAACCGGCAACGAAATAA
- a CDS encoding alpha/beta hydrolase family protein gives MKNYLCSALILLAMVSCDNKKEAVKTSYKTPDMKLASDVMTPEVLWSFGRIGSVSVSPDQKTLLYDVTYFNKEEDRSYSDIYVMNLADGKSKQLTDTDYKEFGETWTSDGKIAFMSSKSGSVQLWEMNADGSGLTQLTNVEGGIGGFIFSPDKSKLLFLKDVKLEQDVHDLHPDLPKANARLIDGQVYRHWNDWVEAYTHPFVADYIPGQMVTTGKDIMEGEKWESPVRPWGGTEQLTWTKDGKGVIYMARKKEGVAYMSSTNTDLYLYNLNSGKTTNLTEGMMGYDQNQVISPNGELMAWESMERDGYEADKIRLFVMNLKTGEKKEYTKDFDQNVGSLSWADDNTIYFISDYHATDEIYKLTLNDGKIDKLTEGVHNYTSVIPVNDYLIATKVSMSKPAEIYKVDPTTGKDTELSFVNKGILDQLTMGKVESRWIKTTDNKQMLTWVIYPPHFDPNKKYPAILYCEGGPQSTVSQFWSYRWNFQMMAANGYIIVAPNRRGLPGFGQEWNEQISGDYPGQNIKDYLSAIDELKQEPYIDENRLGCVGASYGGFSVYFLAGHHDKRFKAFIAHCGIFNMEMQYYNTEEMWFANWDMGGSPWEKNNKVAQRTFDNSPHKFVGEWDTPILVIHGQKDFRIDASQGMGAFNAARMRGIPAQYLYFPEECHWVLGCQNGILWQRTFATWLDKWLK, from the coding sequence ATGAAAAATTATTTATGTTCTGCATTAATCTTGTTGGCAATGGTGTCGTGTGACAACAAGAAAGAAGCAGTAAAAACAAGTTATAAAACACCGGATATGAAACTAGCATCCGACGTGATGACTCCCGAGGTGTTATGGTCATTCGGCAGAATCGGTAGCGTAAGCGTATCTCCCGATCAGAAAACACTCCTGTATGACGTAACTTATTTCAACAAGGAAGAAGATCGCTCGTACAGTGACATCTACGTGATGAACTTGGCTGACGGGAAATCAAAACAATTAACAGACACGGACTATAAAGAATTCGGAGAAACCTGGACTTCCGATGGTAAAATCGCTTTCATGTCCAGCAAATCCGGTTCCGTACAATTATGGGAAATGAATGCAGATGGTAGCGGCCTTACCCAGTTAACCAATGTCGAAGGTGGCATTGGGGGATTTATTTTCTCCCCGGACAAATCCAAACTTCTTTTCCTGAAAGACGTGAAACTGGAACAAGATGTTCATGATCTTCACCCTGATCTCCCGAAAGCAAATGCCCGTTTAATTGATGGCCAAGTTTACCGTCATTGGAATGACTGGGTGGAAGCCTACACGCATCCTTTCGTGGCCGATTATATCCCCGGACAAATGGTGACCACGGGAAAAGACATCATGGAAGGTGAAAAATGGGAATCACCCGTCCGTCCTTGGGGGGGAACCGAGCAACTCACTTGGACAAAAGACGGTAAAGGGGTGATCTACATGGCCCGTAAAAAAGAAGGTGTTGCCTACATGAGTTCCACGAACACGGATCTTTATTTGTACAATTTGAATTCCGGTAAAACCACTAACCTCACGGAAGGAATGATGGGATACGACCAGAACCAAGTGATCTCTCCCAACGGGGAACTCATGGCATGGGAAAGTATGGAACGTGACGGTTACGAAGCTGACAAAATCCGCTTATTCGTGATGAACCTGAAAACCGGGGAGAAAAAAGAATACACGAAAGATTTCGATCAAAATGTCGGAAGCCTGTCTTGGGCAGATGATAACACCATCTATTTCATCTCGGATTATCACGCTACAGATGAAATTTACAAGTTAACCTTGAATGACGGCAAGATCGATAAACTCACGGAAGGAGTACACAACTACACGTCAGTTATTCCTGTAAACGATTACCTGATTGCCACGAAAGTATCCATGAGTAAACCCGCCGAAATTTACAAAGTAGACCCGACCACGGGAAAAGACACGGAACTATCATTCGTGAACAAAGGTATTCTTGATCAATTGACCATGGGTAAGGTAGAATCCCGCTGGATCAAGACCACGGATAACAAACAAATGTTAACATGGGTCATTTATCCTCCTCATTTCGACCCGAACAAAAAATACCCGGCAATCCTGTATTGCGAGGGTGGCCCGCAAAGTACCGTGAGCCAGTTTTGGAGTTATCGCTGGAATTTCCAAATGATGGCTGCCAACGGTTACATCATCGTGGCCCCGAACCGTCGCGGCCTACCGGGATTTGGACAAGAATGGAATGAACAAATCAGTGGAGACTATCCCGGACAAAATATCAAGGACTACCTCTCTGCTATCGACGAGCTAAAACAGGAACCTTATATTGATGAAAACCGTTTGGGTTGCGTGGGAGCTTCTTACGGCGGTTTTTCCGTGTATTTCCTTGCCGGACATCATGATAAACGCTTCAAAGCATTTATCGCTCACTGCGGTATCTTCAACATGGAAATGCAGTACTACAACACCGAAGAGATGTGGTTCGCCAACTGGGATATGGGCGGCTCCCCCTGGGAAAAGAACAACAAGGTTGCTCAACGCACGTTTGACAATTCCCCGCACAAATTCGTTGGAGAATGGGATACCCCGATTTTGGTCATCCACGGGCAAAAAGACTTCCGTATCGATGCCTCTCAAGGTATGGGCGCATTCAACGCCGCCCGCATGCGTGGTATTCCGGCTCAGTACTTGTACTTCCCGGAAGAATGTCACTGGGTACTAGGATGTCAGAACGGTATTTTATGGCAACGTACTTTCGCAACTTGGCTGGATAAGTGGTTAAAGTAA